Below is a genomic region from Hippea sp. KM1.
TATAAGCAAAAGTCCCTTTGCAAGCTTTAAACCCTCAACGGCCGTTGGAACGGGCTTTGAGCCGGCTATACCGCTTGCAGCAAAGGCAGCCAAAGCTATCGGTGGTGTAACATTGGCCGTCTCAGCCAACCAGAACACAACCATATTGGCAGCCAAAATCCCCACACCGAGCATCTTAAACGCCGGGGCTATCAAGATGGCAAGGACTATGTAGGATGCCGTAACTGGCAGGCCCATACCCAAAAACAGGGCCGCTAAGGCCGTAAAGATATAGAGCAAGAATATGCTGTTTGATGTTATTGAGGTAACTATGATGGATAGCGAGATGCCCAAACCCGTTAGCGTTATTATGCCCACGATTATTCCTGCCACCAAAAGCAGAATACCGGTTCCAACCATGTTTCTTGTGCCCAATATCATCGCATCGATGATCTCTTTGGGGCCCATTCTTGAGTCTTTCCTGATCCAGCTTGAGACAACCACCGCAACGATGCTTATTATTGCCGCATAGGTGGGTGTATAGCCACTAACAAGCAAGAATACCAACACGCCAAGCGGAATCAAGAAGTGCCAGCCCCTCTTTAGCACCTCCTTAACCGACGGTATCTCAGAATCATCCAAAGGCTTTAGGTTGCTTTTGACCGCCCTGATGTGCACATTCAAAAGAACACCCAAATAATACATAACGGCGGGTATAAAAGCCTTACCTATGATGGTGGTGTAGGGGATCTGGGTCCATTGAGCCATGATAAATGCGCCTGCACCCATAATCGGCGGCATCATCTGACCGCCAACAGAGGCAGCCGTCTCAACACCACCCGCAAACTCAGGCGTAAAGCCAATACGCTTCATCAATGGTATGGTGATGGAGCCTGTGCCAACGACATTGGCCACAGAGCTGCCTGTAATAGAACCCATAAGCCCGCTGGCTAAGACTGCCACCTTAGCAGGACCGCCGACGGTTCTTCCAAGTGTGGCTTTGGCTATATCGATAATAAAATCGCCCGCTCCGCTTTTCAAAAAGAAGGCAGCAAAAAGTATGAACAGATAGACATAGGTCGAGGCAATCGTTGCAATATAGCCGAATATACCGTCGTTTGTGAAATACATCCTATAGACATAGGTTGAGTAGAATATGCCCCTGAAGCTAAACATCCCAGGCGGCATGTATTTACCCAAAAACAGGGCATAGGAGGAAAACAGTACAGCAAGAAGGGGAATAACAAGGCCTGCCGCCCTCCTGGATAACTCGATCAACAAAACAACCGCTATACTGCCGATGATTATATCCCTTAGGATTAAAACCTCATTCCTTGCGTGTATCGTGTTCTCAAAGAATACGATATAAAGGCCGCTGACAAGAACCAGAATCGCTAAAATCACATCGATCTTTAGCGTCTGTCTGGCCTTCCTTTTGGAAAGCGGATAGAGGATAAAACCGATAAAACCGATAATGGAGAAGAATATGGCGTTTTGGTGGAGCTCTGAAATTACACCAAAGCTGTTATACCACAGGGCAAAAAGTGCCAAAAACACGCTTGCTATCTTAACAAGCAAGCCCAAGAAACCCAGGCTGTCTGGGTTTCTCAGGCGAACGGATGAGCCTGCTTCGGCCTCTATGAGTTCTTCCTGTTTGCTCTTTTTGTCCATTTTACTTTGCTATCAACTTAGCAGGTATCTTTACACCCTTCTCTTTGTAATACTTAGCAGCACCCGGTGCCAAAGGAACAGGTAATCCTTTAATAGCATTATCCAAGCCTAAATAATAGGTGGCCTTGTGGATGTTGTGCAAGAAAGGCAAATTCTCATAAATGGTCTTAACTATCAGATACACATCCTCCTGAGGGACACCCTTTCTGACTGCTAAGAAGTTGGGCTGAGCTATTGTATAAATCGGTTTGTCCTGACCCGGATATGTTCCCGGTTTTATAACATACCTGTACCACACATCGTATGTGGAGTCTATCTTCTTAAGCTGCTCATCGGTAAAATTCAGTATGGCAACCTTCTTGGAACCCAGCTTAGCAAACAGCCTCGTTATAGCAGCAACAGGGGGTCCAGCAGGCGTATTAGCACCAGCAATCCTTCCGTTTATCATGGCATCTATGCTGGGGTTGTATCCCAGATAGACGGGGTATATATCCTTACCCACATCTATACCCAATGCGCCGAGTATCGTTCTTCCTGAACCCTCTGTGCCTGAGCCCCTTTTGCCAATAGAGAACCTCTCATGCAGCCCCTTAAGATCCATGATGTTTCCGGTTTTTACATACTTCTTAAGCAAAGAGAAATGCTCAACATTGGGCCATAGAGCCGTAACGGCATAGAAAAACCTTTGCGGCTTGTCCTTATACAACCCCTTACCGTTGTAAGCCATTGAGCCAAACAGACCCTGCAGGATGGCAAAATCTGCCTCTTTGTTCTTCAAAAGCTGAATATTCTCGCCACTGCCTGCAGATGTGATGGCCGTTGCCGTGATACCCTTCTTTGCAAGCTTAACATTGATCAAGGTGGCAATAGCCACACCCACTGGATAATATGTGCCGCCAGGTGTCGCTGTGGCTATGATGTAATTCTTATACTTCTTAGCCATAGCCGCCTGCGGCAAACCAAAACCCACAACCAAAAACGCCAAAACGCTCAAAAACGCAACCAGCCGCTTACCCATAGTTCACCTCCTAAACTTTTTCTCCTGAAGAGATTAATTAAAAAAGGGTAATTGTCAATAGGTTATTAATTAATTTATTAAGGGCTTATTTAAGCAATAGTTCTTTAAGAAAACGGGATTATTAACCCCTCGGTATGGCGGATTTAGCCAGCCTATCCGCCTGCTTGTTCTTATCCCTTGTTATGTGCTCTATCTCAAACAAATCAAAACCCTTTGTAAGCCTCAAGACATCCTCATAGAGGGGTTTTAGACCGCTATCCTTAACCCTGTACAGCCCCTTTAGCTGCTTTACAACAAGTTCAGAATCGCTAAACACCCTAACCCTTTTTACCCCAAGTTCCACAAGACGCTTAAGCCCCTCCAAAAGGGCTGTGTATTCGGCCACATTGTTGGTCGCCTTACCGATATAGCGGGAGACCTCATCCACCACCACGCCGTTTTTCTTTATAACTATGCCTATACCGGCCTTTCCGGGGTTGGATGAGGATGCACCATCCACAAACATCTCATAACAGTCATCGTCTTTTAGATTGCCTATAATCTCATCAAAGAACGAATCTATATCGGCGTTGGTTAAAGAGGGATGGTGTTTTTTTACCTCTTCTATTGAACCCCTCTTGCGAAGCTCAAGGAAAAATTCCAGGGCGTTCATTCTTCTTGTTGGGTTTCCTCTTCTATATAGAGCATCCTGCCGCAGTTTGGACAGTAAGCAATCTCATCGGTATCCTCAAGCAGGGCAAGAACCTGGGGTGTAAGTTTCATAAAGCAGCCGTAGCAGGCGTTCTTCCTTACTGGAACTATCGCCGTGCCCTTGGCCCATCTGTTGATCCTTTCGTATCTTTTCAAAACATTCCTGTCTATTGTTGGCAGAAGCTCCTCTTTGGTCTTTGTGATTTTTTCTATCTGTTCCTCAATCTCCCTTCTCCTTGCATCAAACTTCTCCTGCGACTCCTTCAGCGTCCTTTTGAGTTGCTCATACCTATCGTTAAGTTCTGCAAGCCCCTTCTCCTTAAGGTGGATCTCCTCTTTTAGTGATTCCACCTTCTTCTCAAGCATCATCTTATTCGTCTTGGCCATCTCAATCTCTGTGTTAACCGCCTGCAACTGCTTCTCGTTGGAGACATTGTTGAGTTTAATCTCAAGCTTATTCAAATTATCGATCGTCTCCTGCAAAAGGTTCTGTTCAAATTCCAGATCCTTCTTTAGCTCATTCAATTCCTCTTCGGCCTCTTCAATCTGATTCTGTTTGATCTGCACAACCTCGACAATCTTATCCTCCTTGGCCCTCATCCTTTGAACCTCAAGGTCAAGGTCGGCTATCTCCTTATCGTATTGCTGAATCTCCAACAGCTTCTTCAAATCTGTATTCAAAATACCACCTCCTTCATCTATACTGCCACGGCAGATAATCTCTGTCAGAAACAAAAACCTTAAGCTGAGGGAATCCCCTCTTTAAAACATCCCTCAATATGTATTTTGAGAACTTCTCCGTATGGAAATGCGTTGCATCAACGACATTTATACCGGATTCTTTGGCAAAGATGGCCGTATGGTGCTTTAGATCCCCGCTTAAGAACACATCAAAATCAAGCCCTAAAATATCGTGCATAAGCTCCATGCAGCTGCCCGAACAGATAGCCACCCTCCTTATAGGCCTATCGTTTGACCTTATGTATTTGGTCATGGGGCAGGACAGCCTCTCCTTTACATAATCAACAAAACCCTCAAGGCTCATCGACTCTTTCAGCCTTCCTATCCTCAACGGGCGCTTATCCTCAATAACCTCAACATCCTCAAGCTCAAGCAAATTGCACAGATAGTCGTTCAATCCACCCTCTGCTATATCCAAATTCGTGTGAAACGCATACACACCCAGGCCGTTCTGAATGGCCTTATATAGAACATTATACGGATAGAAGTCTTTAAATATCTTCTTGGTTGATGAAAACAGCACAGGGTGGTGGGCGATAATGAGGTTGCACCCAAGCTCAACAGCCTCATCAATGGTTTGAGAGTTTACATCCAGGCTCAGTAAGACGCCTTTTATGGAACTTTCCTGCGGGGAGATTTGAAGACCGGAGTTGTCCCAGCCTTCCTGAAGGCTTAAAGGAAAATATGCTTCTAAGTAGTCGATTAGCCTTTCTACTTCCATTAAAAAAATTGGTGGGCCCACCAGGACTCGAACCTGGGACCAACCGGTTATGAGCCGGTGGCTCTAGCCAACTGAGCTATGGGCCCCTTCAACATCAAAGCAGGAATAACTATACAAATTATAAGCCTTTTGTCAACTAAATTCTTAGGTGTTATGTCCTTAGGGGCAGATTATGATGTTTCTTGACCAGAGGCAGTCGGCACAGGAGGGCTCATTGCCCCAGCAATCCATTGAGGTATCCTTCACAAAATCACACGATTCGTTGAAGTTGCAGTCGATGCAGGACGGATAGAGTGCATTATCGACAACAAACCTAAACCACTTATAATCCCTTCTATTCCATATA
It encodes:
- a CDS encoding TRAP transporter permease, with protein sequence MDKKSKQEELIEAEAGSSVRLRNPDSLGFLGLLVKIASVFLALFALWYNSFGVISELHQNAIFFSIIGFIGFILYPLSKRKARQTLKIDVILAILVLVSGLYIVFFENTIHARNEVLILRDIIIGSIAVVLLIELSRRAAGLVIPLLAVLFSSYALFLGKYMPPGMFSFRGIFYSTYVYRMYFTNDGIFGYIATIASTYVYLFILFAAFFLKSGAGDFIIDIAKATLGRTVGGPAKVAVLASGLMGSITGSSVANVVGTGSITIPLMKRIGFTPEFAGGVETAASVGGQMMPPIMGAGAFIMAQWTQIPYTTIIGKAFIPAVMYYLGVLLNVHIRAVKSNLKPLDDSEIPSVKEVLKRGWHFLIPLGVLVFLLVSGYTPTYAAIISIVAVVVSSWIRKDSRMGPKEIIDAMILGTRNMVGTGILLLVAGIIVGIITLTGLGISLSIIVTSITSNSIFLLYIFTALAALFLGMGLPVTASYIVLAILIAPAFKMLGVGILAANMVVFWLAETANVTPPIALAAFAASGIAGSKPVPTAVEGLKLAKGLLLIPILFLYTDLLAGLNGNVIVPAVSGLFGLFGFTVFLEGYWGKHLNIFERLLFLIFGLLAYYPSIETDAVGVLGEILLFGYYYLKAKKAKS
- a CDS encoding TAXI family TRAP transporter solute-binding subunit, with the protein product MGKRLVAFLSVLAFLVVGFGLPQAAMAKKYKNYIIATATPGGTYYPVGVAIATLINVKLAKKGITATAITSAGSGENIQLLKNKEADFAILQGLFGSMAYNGKGLYKDKPQRFFYAVTALWPNVEHFSLLKKYVKTGNIMDLKGLHERFSIGKRGSGTEGSGRTILGALGIDVGKDIYPVYLGYNPSIDAMINGRIAGANTPAGPPVAAITRLFAKLGSKKVAILNFTDEQLKKIDSTYDVWYRYVIKPGTYPGQDKPIYTIAQPNFLAVRKGVPQEDVYLIVKTIYENLPFLHNIHKATYYLGLDNAIKGLPVPLAPGAAKYYKEKGVKIPAKLIAK
- a CDS encoding Nif3-like dinuclear metal center hexameric protein; translated protein: MEVERLIDYLEAYFPLSLQEGWDNSGLQISPQESSIKGVLLSLDVNSQTIDEAVELGCNLIIAHHPVLFSSTKKIFKDFYPYNVLYKAIQNGLGVYAFHTNLDIAEGGLNDYLCNLLELEDVEVIEDKRPLRIGRLKESMSLEGFVDYVKERLSCPMTKYIRSNDRPIRRVAICSGSCMELMHDILGLDFDVFLSGDLKHHTAIFAKESGINVVDATHFHTEKFSKYILRDVLKRGFPQLKVFVSDRDYLPWQYR
- a CDS encoding ribonuclease HI family protein codes for the protein MNALEFFLELRKRGSIEEVKKHHPSLTNADIDSFFDEIIGNLKDDDCYEMFVDGASSSNPGKAGIGIVIKKNGVVVDEVSRYIGKATNNVAEYTALLEGLKRLVELGVKRVRVFSDSELVVKQLKGLYRVKDSGLKPLYEDVLRLTKGFDLFEIEHITRDKNKQADRLAKSAIPRG
- a CDS encoding zinc ribbon domain-containing protein, with amino-acid sequence MNTDLKKLLEIQQYDKEIADLDLEVQRMRAKEDKIVEVVQIKQNQIEEAEEELNELKKDLEFEQNLLQETIDNLNKLEIKLNNVSNEKQLQAVNTEIEMAKTNKMMLEKKVESLKEEIHLKEKGLAELNDRYEQLKRTLKESQEKFDARRREIEEQIEKITKTKEELLPTIDRNVLKRYERINRWAKGTAIVPVRKNACYGCFMKLTPQVLALLEDTDEIAYCPNCGRMLYIEEETQQEE